The Apium graveolens cultivar Ventura chromosome 11, ASM990537v1, whole genome shotgun sequence genome has a window encoding:
- the LOC141695629 gene encoding uncharacterized protein LOC141695629 translates to MAVDNNAHPLFIHNSDHPGLLLLAKKLTSLDNYASWSRSMQIALNARNKFVLVNGDYLNPDTKSLLCAQWERVNDLVITWILNSMTYDFSDGLDYVTTTEWVWNELRERFSGGHPVACICGAHKLLVERDQKYKLLQFLLGLHESNSNIRGQILVMNPFPSISQAYSFVEQDEKTKARTSKLLRPVSPFANAIASNTDVVANLLASRDLILAFQFTC, encoded by the exons ATGGCTGTCGACAACAATGCACATCCATTGTTCATTCATAACAGTGATCATCCAGGCTTGTTGTTGCTTGCTAAAAAGCTCACAAGTCTAGATAACTACGCATCTTGGAGCAGATCTATGCAAATAGCTCTTAATGCTCGCAATAAGTTTGTGTTGGTTAATGGAGATTATCTAAATCCTGATACGAAATCTCTGTTGTGTGCTCAATGGGAACGAGTGAATGATCTTGTAATCACATGGATTCTGAATTCCATGACATATGATTTTTCAGATGGCTTGGATTATGTTACCACGACAGAATGGGTGTGGAATGAATTGCGAGAACGGTTTTCTGGTGGACATC CCGTGGCTTGCATTTGTGGTGCACATAAGCTGTTAGTTGAAAGAGATCAAAAATACAAATTATTGCAATTTTTACTTGGACTACATGAGAGTAATTCTAATATTCGAGGTCAGATTCTCGTGATGAATCCTTTTCCTTCTATTTCCCAGGCCTACTCCTTTGTTGAACAGGATGAGAAGACAAAGGCAAGGACATCAAAGCTTCTCCGACCAGTTAGTCCTTTTGCTAATGCAATTGCATCAAATACAGATGTTGTGGCCAATTTATTAGCTTCACGAGACCTGATATTAGCTTTTCAGTTCACCTGCTAA
- the LOC141696997 gene encoding DNA repair protein RAD50 — protein MSTVDKMLIKGIRAFDPENKHVITFFRPLTLIVGPNGAGKTTIIECLKLSCTGELPPNARSGHSFVHDPKVAGETETKGQIKLRFKTAAGKDVVCIRSFQLTQKTSKMEYKAIESVLQTINPHTGEKVCLSYRCADMDREIPALMGVSKAVLENVIFVHQDEANWPLQDPSTLKKKFDDIFSATRYTKALEIIKKLHKDQAQEIKTYKLKLENLQTLKDAAYKLRESIAQDQEKTELLKSQMQEIENKIRNLDAKIQNTEDTLNYLKDRQQLISNRSTERSTLLKEKDRQQDALGEEESTDPDEELEEWKNKFEERTAALESKIRKWEREKVDTDIMADGHKDKIKESIQVISKLETEAEAFMSLKKERDVTIQKIHEMLNLGTLPNSPFSTEVARNLTNCIELRLKDCKKDLENQKKSNREEIEMAWGLYMGASDRWKYLQAEQNAKLKIKNGNLKRIKEKENERDASEKQISDVNLVRIDEREKNMGIDVTRKINQLEQRNFKTLIDQAHMEILTLTHQLKALNREKDIMVADSEERGVLSDRKKTLESHKKKHRKIIDEFKDRIRGVLKGRLPPDKDVKKEVIRALRVLELEYDDLSVKSREAEKEVNMLQMKIQEAENHLSKLHKDGDSRKRFIESKLKSLDQQTASIDLYLEVLDRARELRDDKKSKYSIAEGMRQMFDPFERVARAHHICPCCERSFSAEEEDDFVNKQRVKATNSAERIKLLSVECSNVDSCFQQLEKLRIVYEEYTKIWKDTIPLTEKKLNELSAEMDMKSQSLDDVLGVLAHIKADKDSVEALVQPIETADRIFQDIQTVQKEVDDLKAKFAIQGQDTKSMEEIKSEINTLQSKIDNLRNELERLHEKQSEMEGDLSRLRLRWADAREEKLKATNALTELKKIEAELDQLEEERTQIILEEKHVSEALGPLHAEKEKLLNDHNVLKERLERRYEEQDTRVKNYEMEFRTLLNQNSKIKEYNELKKREMLKVVSEKKAVLDSQLQGYDTRVQEISAELAKSNQLLQNQQELKRNIEDNLNYRRTAQRIDDLTSEINLMEEEIVKMGGVFKFETELDKLKQERDRFSSELNRCIGTVSVYQSNISKNKIDLKQAQYKDIDKRYFDQMIQLKTTEMANKDLDRYYSALDKALMRFHSMKMEEINKIIRELWQQTYRGQDIDYISIHSDSEGAGTRSYSYKLLMQTGDAELEMRGRCSAGQKVLASLIIRLALAETFCLNCGILALDEPTTNLDGPNAESLAAALLRIMEDRKGQENFQLIVITHDERFAQLIGQRQHAEKYYRITKDEHQHSIIEAQEIFD, from the exons ATGAGTACAGTAGATAAGATGCTTATCAAGGGCATCCGGGCATTCGACCCTGAAAACAAGCATGTCATCACCTTCTTCCGTCCCTTAACTCTAATTGTGGGCCCCAACGGTGCTGGCAAAACCACCATTATTGAATGCCTTAAGCTCTCCTGCACCGGCGAATTACCGCCTAATGCCAGGTCTGGCCACAGTTTTGTTCACGATCCCAAG GTAGCAGGAGAAACCGAAACCAAAGGCCAAATCAAGCTTCGATTTAAGACAGCAGCTGGTAAGGATGTTGTGTGCATTAGGTCTTTTCAGCTTACACAAAAAACTTCCAAGATGGAGTACAAGGCAATTGAGAGCGTTCTTCAGACTATTAATCCTCACACCGGGGAG AAAGTTTGTCTCAGCTATCGTTGTGCTGACATGGACCGGGAAATTCCAGCACTTATGGGTGTCTCCAAGGCTGTTCTTGAAAATGTTATATTTGTACATCAAGATGAGGCCAACTGGCCGTTGCAAGATCCTTCTACACTAAAAAAGAAGTTTGATGATATTTTCTCAGCAACCAG ATATACGAAGGCATTGGAGATTATTAAAAAGCTTCACAAGGATCAGGCTCAAGAAATAAAAACATACAAGCTGAAGTTGGAGAATCTTCAAACTTTGAAAGATGCTGCATACAAG CTTCGAGAAAGTATTGCTCAAGATCAGGAGAAAACGGAATTGTTGAAAAGTCAAATGCAagaaatagaaaataaaattCGAAATTTAGATGCTAAGATCCAAAATACTGAAGACACGTTAAATTATTTGAAAGATCGACAGCAACTGATCTCAAATAGGAGCACTGAAAGAAGCACCTTGCTGAAGGAGAAAGATAGACAACAGGACGCTCTGGGTGAAGAAGAGAGTACTG ACCCTGATGAAGAATTAGAGGAATGGAAAAATAAATTTGAAGAAAGAACCGCAGCTTTGGAATCTAAAATTCGTAAGTGGGAGAGGGAAAAGGTAGATACAGACATCATGGCTGATGGACACAAGGACAAAATTAAGGAATCTATCCAAGTGATCAGCAAGCTCGAAACTGAGGCTGAA GCATTTATGTCTTTGAAAAAGGAAAGAGATGTAACCATCCAAAAGATTCATGAAATGCTAAATTTGGGAACTCTTCCAAATAGTCCCTTCAGCACCGAAGTTGCTCGGAACCTAACTAATTGCATAGAATTAAGGTTGAAAGATTGCAAAAAAGACTTGGAAAATCAAAAG aaATCAAACAGGGAAGAGATTGAGATGGCATGGGGACTTTACATGGGTGCAAGTGACCGTTGGAAATATCTTCAAGCCGAACAAAATGCTAAACTTAAAATCAAG aatgggaatttaAAGCGtataaaagagaaggaaaatgagCGGGATGCAAGTGAAAAGCAAATTTCAGATGTTAACCTGGTTCGCATTGATGAGAGGGAAAAGAACATG gGGATTGATGTTACTAGAAAGATAAATCAGCTTGAACAGAGAAATTTTAAGACACTCATTGACCAAGCACATATGGAGATATTAACTTTAACACATCAGCTTAAAGCTCTTAACCGTGAGAAAGACATCATGGTTGCTGATTCTGAAGAAAGGGGGGTTCTCTCTGACAGGAAAAAAACACTAGAGAGCCATAAGAAGAAACATCGAAAGAT AATAGATGAGTTCAAGGATAGAATCAGAGGAGTGCTAAAAGGAAGGCTTCCCCCAGACAAGGATGTGAAAAAAGAAGTTATTCGAGCTCTAAG GGTACTTGAATTGGAATATGATGATTTGAGTGTTAAATCACGTGAAGCAGAGAAGGAAGTTAATATGTTGCAGATGAAAATACAAGAAGCTGAGAATCACCTTTCCAAGCTTCACAAGGATGGAGATT CAAGAAAGAGATTTATCGAGTCAAAGTTGAAGTCCTTAGATCAGCAGACTGCGAGTATAGATTTGTATCTTGAAGTCTTGGACAGAGCAAGAGAACTAAGAGATGATAAAAAGAG CAAGTACAGTATCGCTGAAGGAATGAGGCAAATGTTTGATCCCTTTGAAAGAGTTGCACGTGCTCATCATATTTGCCCTTGTTGTGAGCGGTCTTTCTCTGctgaagaggaagatgactttGTTAATAAG CAAAGAGTGAAAGCTACAAATTCTGCAGAGCGTATCAAGTTGTTGTCCGTGGAGTGTTCAAATGTTGATTCTTGTTTCCAGCAGTTAGAAAAGCTACGTATAGTATATGAAGAATATACTAAAATTTGGAAGGACACAATTCCACTTACCGAGAAGAAACTGAACGAGCTTAGTGCAGAGATGGATATGAAGTCTCAATCCCTTGATGAT GTACTGGGTGTTTTAGCTCACATAAAGGCTGATAAGGACTCTGTTGAAGCTTTGGTGCAGCCTATAGAAACAGCTGATAGAATTTTCCAGGATATACAGACTGTACAGAAGGAAGTTGATGATTTAAAAGCCAAGTTTGCTATCCAAGGTCAAGATACCAAATCTATGGAGGAAATTAAGTCTGAGATAAATACTTTGCAGAGTAAAAT CGATAATCTACGTAATGAACTGGAGAGATTGCATGAAAAACAATCTGAGATGGAAGGAGATCTCTCTCGTTTGCGATTGAGATGGGCTGATGCAAGGGAGGAGAAGTTGAAAGCAACTAATGCTTTGACTGAACTGAAGAAGATAGAGGCAGAGTTGGATCAACTGGAAGAGGAACGCACACAAATCATTCTTGAAGAGAAG CATGTGTCAGAGGCACTTGGTCCTTTACATGCAGAGAAAGAGAAGTTGCTCAATGACCACAATGTTTTAAAAGAAAGGCTTGAGAGACGATATGAGGAACAAGATACACGTGTAAAGAATTACGAAATGGAGTTTAGGACACTTCTGAATCAGAACTCAAAGATTAAAGA GTATAATGAATTAAAGAAGCGGGAAATGTTAAAGGTTGTGTCAGAGAAGAAGGCAGTCCTGGATTCTCAGCTCCAAGGTTATGATACCAGGGTACAAGAGATTTCAGCTGAACTTGCAAAAAGTAATCAGTTGTTACAGAATCAACAGGAACTAAAAAGAAATATCGAAGACAATTTGAACTACAGGAGAACAGCACAAAGGATAGATGACCTTACTTCCGAGATCAACCTCATGGAAGAGGAAATTGTGAAAATGGGCGGAGTTTTCAAATTTGAAACTGAGCTTGACAAACTTAAACAAGAAAGAGACAGGTTTTCTTCAGAG TTAAACAGGTGCATTGGTACAGTTTCGGTTTATCAAAGCAACATTTCGAAAAACAAAATTGATCTTAAGCAAGCACAGTACAAGGACATTGACAAGCGTTATTTTGATCAAATGATCCAGCTCAAG ACAACTGAGATGGCTAACAAGGATCTGGATAGATATTATAGTGCTCTTGACAA AGCTCTCATGCGCTTCCACTCAATGAAAATGGAAGAGATAAACAAGATTATACGGGAGTTGTGGCAGCAAACTTACAGAGGTCAAGATATTGATTATATTAGTATTCATTCCGATTCTGAAGGGGCCGGTACTCGCTCTTACAGCTACAAG CTTTTAATGCAAACTGGTGATGCTGAACTAGAGATGCGTGGCAGGTGTAGTGCAGGTCAAAAG GTTCTTGCCTCACTTATCATACGGTTGGCACTAGCTGAAACTTTTTGCCTCAATTGTGGAATACTAGCTCTAGATGAACCAACTACAAATCTAGATGGCCCCAATGCCGAGAGTCTTGCTGCAGCTCTTCTAAG AATTATGGAGGACAGAAAAGGTCAGGAGAATTTTCAACTTATAGTAATAACACACGATGAGAGATTTGCTCAACTTATTGGTCAGCGTCAACATGCAGAAAAATATTATCGGATAACTAAAGATGAGCA TCAGCACAGTATCATTGAGGCTCAGGAAATCTTTGATTAA
- the LOC141695630 gene encoding uncharacterized protein LOC141695630, with amino-acid sequence MAELPIKYLKNYSQPSPSGVPTGLTMPTIVATNFEIKPALLTMIQNNQFSLRDKAQKWLNDINVTEWNEIAQAFLIEYFPPNRTDDFIDKMMGFKQEYGESLKDAWERFKDLQRACPHHGLEKWFLIKRFYNGLDPETMGNVDNAICGVFLDKRVDDAYAFLANLVANHFNNPRAPKKGGKLEVEAYYLLSSQLVALTQEIYSLKTSQSSNPPMSINALSSMAPMNNLVCEVCGVQGHLGNECSYNFQNSQNFQMEQTNVFQQRQQYNPYSNTYNPGWRDHLNFSNRNNNAQNLPIPNQQQQYQQSYQSSQQQQYKPSQGPMNPPGFQKPPQNYAPQASEAAHPDQTNEMLKLLMQEIKDRKTDKNGTEGSKKADIEKIVNAPSLFVPKLPFPSRMNRTKVDQQFGKFMTLVKNLETIPFTDLISQVPSYAKFLKDILTKKRSFGEVETVAFTEECSVVL; translated from the exons ATGGCAGAACTTCCTATTAAATATTTGAAGAACTATTCACAACCCTCTCCGAGTGGTGTGCCAACTGGACTTACTATGCCAACTATTGTAGCAACAAATTTTGAGATCAAACCGGCATTGCTCACTATGATCCAAAATAATCA GTTTTCTCTTCGTGATAAAGCTCAAAAATGGTTGAATGATATCAACGTGACTGAGTGGAACGAAATTGCTCAAGCTTTCTTAATTGAGTATTTCCCTCCTAACAGAACTGATGACTTTATTGACAAGATGATGGGTTTCAAACAAGAATATGGAGAGTCTCTTAAAGATGCTTGGGAGAGATTCAAAGATCTTCAACGTGCATGCCCTCATCATGGTCTTGAGAAGTGGTTTCTGATTAAACGCTTCTATAATGGTCTTGACCCTGAAACAATGGGTAATGTTGATAATGCTATATGTGGTGTTTTTCTAGATAAGAGAGTTGATGATGCGTATGCTTTTCTTGCAAATTTGGTTGCAAATCACTTTAATAACCCGAGAgcacctaagaagggaggtaaacttgaagtagAGGCTTATTATCTCTTATCATCTCAGCTCGTTGCGTTAACTCAGGAGATTTATTCTTTGAAGACTTCACAATCATCTAATCCTCCTATGAGTATTAATGCATTGTCATCCATGGCTCCTATGAATAATCTTGTTTGTGAAGTGTGCGGTGTTCAAGGACACTTAGGTAATGAATGCTCTTATAATTTTCAGAATTCACAAAATTTTCAGATGGAGCAAACTAATGTTTTTCAGCAAAGGCAACAGTATAATCCTTACTCCAATACTTATAATCCTGGTTGGAGAGATCATCTGAATTTCTCAAATAGGAACAATAATGCTCAAAATCTTCCTATACCTAATCAGCAGCAACAGTATCAGCAATCTTATCAGAGTTCTCAACAACAACAGTATAAGCCTTCTCAGGGACCTATGAATCCTCCTGGATTTCAGAAGCCTCCTCAAAATTACGCTCCTCAAGCTAGTGAAGCTGCACATCCTGATCAGACAAATGAGATGCTGAAATTACTAATGCAAGAGATTAAAGATAGGAAA ACAGACAAGAATGGAACTGAAGGAAGCAAGAAAGCTGATATCGAGAAGATTGTAAATGCTCCTTCACTATTTGTGCCTAAGTTGCCGTTTCCTAGCAGGATGAACAGAACTAAGGTAGATCAACAATTTGGTAAGTTCATGACACTTGTCAAAAATCTTGAGACTATTCCTTTCACTGATTTAATTTCTCAAGTTCCATCATATGCAAAGTTTTTAAAGGATATTTTGACAAAGAAACGATCTTTTGGTGAGGTGGAGACAGTAGCTTTTACTGAAGAGTGTAGTGTTGTTTTATAA